The Motacilla alba alba isolate MOTALB_02 chromosome 3, Motacilla_alba_V1.0_pri, whole genome shotgun sequence DNA window AGTTATTGAGAACTGTCTACAGAAGAGGCTGCTAAAAAGAAAGTTGAAGACTGTTGAAGTCTATTCTAATCCACAGTGTCTATATTTATGCAGCCCgtgtcacagcagagcagagaaaatgtcactggaacagttttctttttgccaACAGGCAAGAGGTTTAAAAAGAGGCAGTAACCTCTATTTGATGATGTATTTCTACAAATGTTTAACTTGCTATTTCATTTAGAAATCATCTTTAATGTTGATTTATATTCCTGGCAGTGAAGTCAGGAGGTTGGCAATCCCATTCCTTTTCAGTCTGTGCTCTGACTGAGGCAATAACGCAGATCAAAGAGAAGGAGTCTTACAGCACTCACATTTTATCATCTCAAATGTTTTCAAGTTCTCACTCTGATATTCATGGGCAGATTATGTAACTACTAGATTTATACTTCTGAAGGCCACATAGTAAAGACTGAAATGTTGTAGCATTGAGAGGAggcatttgaaaataattgaattgAATAAAGGAACAACATATCAAGTAAACACTTGACACAAGCAGCAATGTTTTCCTGGAGATGTTGTTTTACTCCAGTCTTTTCTAGGGTCAGCCTCTTGTTTTCATGCCATAGAATATAAAATTAACTGCATGTTATTATACATTCTACATCTTGTTTTTCATCTAAATATGTcaagctgactttttttttttttttgccttagtAATTGCTAAATATTCAAGGACTGGAATTCCATCAATAACAGTTTACCTAACTGATGGAAGCAGAGTAAGCCACAGACCTTCTGTGAATTTTTCAGAGGGTAATATATTACAGTACATTATCTAATGGGTCAGAGGAATATGAAGACTTGCTTTGGTGCCTGCCTTGAgcctccctgcccatggctttTGTACAGTATCTCATAAACACTGATAGATTTAGTTGCCTAATGATTTGGGGACTTTGACAGCTAGCAAGACcccctttttaataaaaaagagaacaaaggcAGGCAGAGGTTAGCAGATCATAGCATCATtggggttggaagagacctttaggCCTGTCTCATCAACCAGCACTATCACTGTAACCCCTAAATCACTAAATCATCCCCCTGCACCACATCCAGACAcctcttaaacacctccaggggtggtgactccgTCATCTCCCCGGGCAACCTATTCCAATGCCTAAAATGCACTGAAGGATGAGAGACTagactgagagcagccctgaggagaaggacttgggtgTCTTAGTTGATGAGAAGTGCAACGTGACACAGCCATGTGCAGGTTGGttggggctctgagcaacctggtctagtgggaggtgtccctgcccacggtAGGGAGTTgggatgagatgatctttaaggtcccttctgagCCAAACTGCTGTAAGATTCCATGCAGTGGGACAGAACCCCGATGTGCTGCCAGTCAGAGGGCACAGACTGTGGGGCCATTACAGCTGGGCCTGTCCCCCTCTGcactggccctgctgctgtgagccactgccagacacacagacaggctGCTGGCACGTGCCAGGACAGGCCTGCATCGGGagagcacagaatcacagaattgtcaCGGTTTGAAGGGACCTCTGGAAGCCATttagtccaaccccctgccaaggcaggatCACCTGGAGCAGATCACTCAGGAAGGAACACACCCCACGTCCAGGTGGATTTTGAATGTCTCCTGacagggagactccacaacatccctgggcagcctgttccagtccTCTGACACTCACtgcaaagaaattcttcctcatgttgaggtggaacttcttttgttttattttatggcCACCGCACCTGTTCCGTCGCTGGGCACAATCCTCTTGGCACCCAcctttgagatatttatatgCTCTAATGAGATGCCCTCTCAATTTTCTCGTCTCTAGAttaaacaggcccagctcccacagcctttATTCATGAAAGAGATGCTCCAATCCCTTCATCATCTCTGTTGCACTCCACTAGCCCAGCAGCTCCGTGTCcctcttgtactgaggagcccagacctggacacagcactgcagatgtgcctcaccagggctgagcagaggggcaggatcaccccctcgacctgctggccacaggttgtgctggacacagcccaggaTACCAGCGGCCCTCCCGGCCCACACAACAGCATCCCGCATTTCCCAGGCCGGGCTCCCTGGCAGGGGCACGGCAGCGCCGCGGGCCCCGCCCCCGGGCGGTGCGGCCctgccggcccggccccgctggcccggccccgcgccccggaCGCGGTTGTGGCGGCGGAaggggcggcgcggcggcggcgggcccggcgcgATGTTCCTGACGGCGGCGGCCCGTGAGTggcgcgggcgcggcggggccgggccgggccgggcggtgGCGGCTGTGGGGGCGGGCTGagcgggcggccccggcggcgcgACCTTCGTGACCCCTCCCGACCCTTCCCCGCCTTCGGCCGCGGGGCCTCCCGGCGTGCCCCGGAGGAACCGCAGTGTGACCTAAACGAGACTTGCACAGACACAAtacacataagctttttttcttttcttttcttttcttttcttttcttttcttttcttttcttttcttttcttttcttttcttttcttttcttttcttttctttttctttttcttttcttttcttttttttttttttttgtaattttagtGGGGGTTTGAACTTGTGCTGCAGATTTATGatttctttaaattcagtgaggtgtgacagaaaaataattctgcctgtttcatgctgtgctgtgggttAGATCAGCGAGCCCCAAGGCAGGCCCGTGGCAAGGTCGGGCTCAGCTCAGAagggctccctgctctgcacctgTGCCCGTGCAAACCCTTGTGCGCCATGCAAACCCTGCGGCACCGCAGCAGGAACCGAAGCTGGAGTGGGTGCAAATCCAGGAGACTGGGGCTGCAGTTTCCACCAGCAGTGCTCCTCACTCCTGTCTTAACTTCACCTTCACCCAGAGAATTCGTACTTGGCTCTGCGGCTGAAAACTTACTGAGAACATCTGGAGGGTGCAGCAAGTGCACCCTCATGCTGGGCACTGCATTTGCACAGACACTCACAAAGGTGACATGATGGCagaaagagcagggagctgaCAGCACGTGGAAGAATGAGTGGTGCTTTATCGTGACAGTAAATCTCTGTGCACTATCTCTCTGGGGCTTTAGCAAAGTCAGGCCATGGAACACATTTAATCTTTGTATGTTGCATATAAAGGAAACAAGATAAAATGGTaactgtttcttctgtttttctcttcttcatgctgaaaaaaaaaaaaccagtggcCAAGAGCAAATCTAAGTAAGTGATGGTTTTCCTCACCAGTTTTTGATTACTGTTATGTTTTATCTTTACAAAATGTTAAGCTTCTCTAGATTTTTAATATACCTGAGAGAATTCCAGTCCTTGAGTCTGGCTGCATCCTCTCAGTCATTCTGTATGTGTGTCTTCTCACAGGTGAGTACAGAATGGTGTGAAACTCTCCCATGGGTTCTGAACTTGCAGCAAAGGCAGGTTTTGTCCTATGGGCTGTCGCATTGAGCTCAGCAGTAATCTCGGAAGTGCTCTGCACAGGGGGGAGCACACCTCTGTGCTCTGTGATTAGAGAGGTTGTAAATTATCCAagtatttttcctgttgttcaCCTGCCATACCTTTTTAGCTGAGGAGAGTAAACTAAGGTGCAGCGTGGGTCTCTGTTGTCTGTTGTGTGGGCTTTGGGCAGGTGCTGTGAAGCTTTGCCATAGCCAGAGTGCAGAACACTTCCTAGGCTGAGCATATTCCTGAGCTTGGATGTGACGAGTGGATGGGGTGCAGTCAGTGCTCTGGGCATCTTAGTTTGCTCTGTTGTGCAGCTCAGCAAAGATGTTAGTGGGCTCTGGAAGAAAATTAGTCACAGTCCTCTGACCTGTGTTAAGGAttggaaagaaaggaatatGTGCTTTGAGCACACCAGTGTTCTTACAATGTGGGCACAAGGAAACAAGATCATGTGGAGAAACTGACTTGGATCCAAAATGCTCTCCGTAAGAAAATTAGCTGGACAAATCCAAGAGGCTAAACTGGTTCATTTATGTGAACATGTTCCTATCTTCCCGTTCCCAGAAGCTGCATTCTGTGTGAGTGTATTATACTTGATACCACACAGAACTGGGATCTATGGCCTTTGgtacattttctgtattttggtttttttaaaaatctgccccccagcagagccagtACCAACCACTTGCCACATTTGAGCAGATTCTTCTGTTACAGAATTTCTGCACAATTGTTAGTTTAAATTAAGAAAGCAGTTCCCAAGATGTGCCTGACAGAGAGCAGTTTGACATCTCATTGTTCTACTGCTATCtgttcaaaaaacaaacacagcaaaccAGGAGGTTTCTGCAAGGTAAAAAagtagctttttaaaatgctgttacTAATGTTAATGTAGGGATTTCTACCACACactcccttttaattttttatcccaatgtttttttctgttcttttacaGCCCCATAGGCACTCTAGGAATATGTTCTTACATTATTTATCCTTCTCCACTCCCCTTGGGTTTCTTCCTGCCCTGACAGCTTTCTAGTGTTTTTTGCCTCTGCTTCTTGTTACATTCCTTCACAGGGGAGTAATTTTTTTGAGCAAGGTGTATTGTTTGGAATGGGCTTGGCCTCACATGCGTGGTGCACAAGAATTTGAAGGCCTGGCCACACTGATGCCACTGATTCCCCCAGAAAGGGGAAACTGCACAGAGGCTTTGAGGAAGTGAGTGAGATATAGGGAAAGGAGTCTTTGTGGTTACTGAAGCTCCACAGCACACCTGCAGTAGTGTACAGGAGAGGACAACAACCAGGGATAATCCCAAGAATATGCTCGGTCAGTTGTCTGCAGGAATCCAGTgtctttctctttattttgaaCTCAATAGTAAATTAGATTGCAAAGCTGAAAAGGAAGAGCTTAAGGAAGTACACTGGTCAGAGCTGTACAAGTGAGGAAGAACGGGTTCATTTTGACcattttgttttagaaacaggaaaatggaaaattaactGAGATGTATCTATCATTCCATTGAAATGGAAGAGACAGATGTAATTTACAGACTGGTTAGTGggttttacatttcttttgaaaCTTCAGAAGACGCCCTCTGTCTGGGAAGTTGCTTGGATCTTGGCTTACTTCCAGActggggctgtggagcagcttcCTCagtctcctgctcctgggacaccacagttgctgccagcctgccccacaAACCGAGAGCCCTCCCGTGGGGAAGGGGGTTCCCGTGGCTGGGTTAATATCAAGCTTTGTATCTCTGTCAGGATGGATGGTGCTGAGggcttctgcttctcctttcgCATGCCTCTTGTGCCAGCCTATCTGCTTAGCTTCCTCTCTGCATAAGGAAGTGATAGTCTGTGATACAGCGTTATCTACAGCCTGAACATCTTTAACTACCATCATCCTTCCTCTCTTGCCCTTAGCTTTTAAGCCTTAGTGACTCAACTGTATGCCGattttcctaatttctttttgtctctcctGTTTTTTATTCCTCCCGCCTCACTGTTTTTTGGAGGAGCTGCTTCTCTCTAGGCTTGTATCCTTGTATATTAAGGATATATCCTTAATATCCTTAAGGAATTACTTACTTAAACTTGATGCTGGATCTTATGGTTTAGTGTTTGTCTGTGTTAAAAGTTAAGCATATGTAGTTTTGATACTCCTATCCCTGAAGTTGAAATGAAGTGTCTTGTGTGACTGTGCCAAACTGTGTGCTGAAAGCCTGTCCACTGGCCCGTGCCCTGGCAGATGTGGTGGGCCCTCACTGAGTGCCTGTGCACTGACACAGAGACATCCCTTGTGACTGTAGGTACATCCTGGTGAGGATGAAGAGCGCTGCAGAGACAGGCTACTGCTTCAACGTCAGGAGACTCCGACTGCAGGAAAAACTGGTCTTGCTGAGATACGATCCCATCGGTAAGGGCTCGGGGAAGAAGTCAGCGTGCTTTGTGTGAGCTTCTCTGGCTCTGTGGGAGAAAAGATTTGAATGCAACAGGATTTTTCCCATCTAAGTAGAATATGTCATAATATGTTTCATACTCAAATGACTGTACGCTTGCTGTTCTTCATGACATTCCAGTGGGAAGTAAATGTTACCCTCATTTTACAGATTGTGGCAGTGAAACAAAGTAATGACTTGCCTGACACATCAGAGACTTTGATGACAGCCATGCCACATGTCACTGGCGAAGTCAAGTGACACAGGAGttctttcattctgtttctttgtGTGGTTTGCTAGACTGCTACCTCCAACAAGCAGGCACAAAGTATGCATCAACAGAAGTGTTCTGTTAAGCTGCCATGGGAGCTCTAGGCCAGAAATTTTAACCACC harbors:
- the MRPL33 gene encoding 39S ribosomal protein L33, mitochondrial; this translates as MFLTAAALAKSKSKYILVRMKSAAETGYCFNVRRLRLQEKLVLLRYDPIAKQRVLFTEKRKIRSV